A genomic region of Stenotrophomonas sp. NA06056 contains the following coding sequences:
- a CDS encoding DsbA family protein: protein MPTLRWYFDFVSPYSYLHWQKVKRLPQFEHIQPVPIAFGAVLHHLGNLGPAEIPAKRRFMYRQLLWTAQAEGTPLRFPPGHPFNPLAALRLCLAAGVSTEAVDVLFDWIWRDGHAADSAPALREPAARLGISDVEAAIGEPAIKEQLRRNTDAAIEAGVFGVPTLAIDGELFWGNETHPLMVAVLDDPGLLDQPDWQQAVALPMAVQRSR, encoded by the coding sequence ATGCCCACCCTGCGCTGGTATTTCGACTTCGTCTCGCCCTACTCCTACCTGCACTGGCAGAAGGTGAAGCGGCTGCCGCAGTTCGAGCACATCCAGCCGGTACCGATCGCCTTCGGTGCGGTCCTGCACCATCTGGGCAACCTCGGCCCGGCCGAGATCCCGGCCAAGCGCCGTTTCATGTACCGCCAGCTGCTGTGGACCGCGCAGGCCGAGGGCACCCCGCTGCGCTTCCCGCCAGGGCATCCGTTCAACCCGCTGGCGGCGCTGCGCCTGTGCCTGGCTGCGGGCGTCAGCACCGAGGCGGTCGATGTGCTGTTCGACTGGATCTGGCGCGACGGCCACGCGGCTGACAGTGCCCCGGCCCTGCGCGAACCCGCCGCCCGGCTGGGTATCAGCGACGTGGAGGCCGCCATTGGCGAGCCGGCGATCAAGGAGCAGCTGCGTCGCAACACCGACGCGGCGATCGAGGCTGGCGTATTCGGCGTGCCGACACTGGCCATCGATGGCGAACTGTTCTGGGGCAACGAAACCCACCCGCTGATGGTGGCGGTACTGGATGACCCGGGCCTTCTGGATCAGCCGGACTGGCAGCAGGCGGTGGCGCTGCCGATGGCGGTGCAGCGCAGTCGCTGA
- a CDS encoding DegV family protein, with amino-acid sequence MRIGIVVDSACDLPQDFIAEHNIVLLPITVRIGEAVLADHRDEQATLSFLHAHVAEHGAEAETIPFSVNQIRDLFLQRLVIDYDHVFCMTITKTRSPIHDNALQASFAILNDYKPVRQAAGYNSPFALRVLDTQNLFAAQAVTAVEAVRLRASDASVQQIRERLEELAGNVHGYMVTRDLYYMRARARHKGDRSVGLLSAALGSALDIKPVLHGYRGETGPVAKIKGFDNAVLKLFGVVGQRVRAGLMTPTVCVSYGGELDELRALPGYAQMKEVCAGHGVTVYESVMSLTGMVNVGKGAVTVGFADGPHRFE; translated from the coding sequence ATGCGCATCGGAATCGTCGTCGACTCGGCCTGCGACCTGCCGCAGGACTTCATTGCCGAGCACAACATCGTGCTGTTGCCGATCACCGTGCGGATCGGCGAAGCCGTGCTCGCCGACCACCGCGACGAGCAGGCCACGTTGAGCTTCCTGCACGCACACGTCGCCGAACACGGCGCCGAAGCGGAGACCATCCCCTTCAGCGTCAACCAGATCCGCGACCTGTTCCTGCAACGCCTGGTGATCGACTACGACCACGTGTTCTGCATGACCATCACCAAGACCCGCAGCCCGATCCACGACAACGCGCTGCAGGCCAGCTTCGCCATCCTCAACGACTACAAACCGGTGCGGCAGGCGGCAGGCTACAACTCGCCATTCGCGCTACGCGTGCTGGATACCCAGAACCTGTTCGCCGCACAGGCGGTGACGGCGGTGGAAGCCGTGCGCCTGCGTGCCAGCGACGCCAGCGTGCAGCAGATCCGCGAGCGCCTGGAAGAACTGGCCGGCAACGTACACGGCTACATGGTCACCCGCGACCTGTACTACATGCGTGCCCGCGCCCGGCACAAGGGCGACCGCAGCGTCGGCCTGCTCAGCGCGGCGCTGGGCAGTGCGCTGGACATCAAGCCGGTGCTGCATGGCTACCGTGGCGAGACCGGGCCGGTGGCGAAGATCAAGGGGTTCGACAATGCCGTGCTGAAGCTGTTCGGCGTGGTCGGCCAGCGCGTACGCGCCGGCCTGATGACGCCCACTGTGTGCGTCAGCTACGGCGGCGAACTGGACGAACTGCGCGCCCTGCCCGGCTACGCGCAGATGAAGGAGGTCTGCGCCGGCCATGGCGTGACCGTGTACGAATCGGTGATGAGCCTGACCGGCATGGTCAACGTCGGCAAGGGCGCGGTCACCGTGGGCTTCGCCGATGGGCCGCATCGGTTTGAATGA
- a CDS encoding MFS transporter codes for MSTPAAVLPAPAASRPVAAPGLDRRILVGLCGVLLAVLVSGFNENVTKVALADIRGAMGFSVDDGSWIVALYSAMSVSAMAFAPWCAATFSLRRFALVMIGGFMVLGVLCPLAPNLQTFLVLRALQGLCGGALPPLLMSVALRFLPPGIKLYGLAAYALTATFGPSMGTPLAAFWVEQVGWHWAFWQIVPYCLAAMAMVGWGLPQDPLRLERFAQFDGVGLMLGLPALVLLVLGLVQGPRLNWFDSSLITLMLGGGAGLLVLFFINEWFHPLPFFKLQLLANRNLSYSLITLGGVLFVLLAVISIPSGFLASVQGYRPQQTAPMLLWVAVPQVIALPLVAALLNIRAVDCRWVQATGLALLALACWLGAHLDVSWIGDNFLWVQLLQVFAQPMAVLPLLMLATGGLAPQDGPFASAWFNTAKGFAAVLASGVLEAVAQGRRHFHSTVLVDRLGEQPWLAEGPQLGSRLHAQVQALTSADLYLLVALVALAFIPLIAWMPTRIHPPRAVA; via the coding sequence GTGAGCACGCCTGCCGCCGTACTGCCGGCGCCGGCAGCGTCCCGTCCCGTCGCTGCACCTGGCCTCGACCGGCGCATCCTGGTCGGGCTGTGCGGTGTGCTGCTGGCGGTGCTGGTGTCGGGCTTCAACGAGAACGTCACCAAGGTCGCACTGGCCGACATCCGCGGTGCGATGGGTTTCAGCGTCGATGACGGCAGCTGGATCGTGGCGCTGTACAGCGCGATGTCGGTCAGCGCGATGGCGTTCGCACCGTGGTGCGCCGCCACCTTCTCGCTGCGCCGCTTCGCGCTGGTGATGATCGGCGGCTTCATGGTGCTGGGCGTGCTGTGCCCGCTGGCGCCCAACCTGCAGACCTTTCTGGTGCTGCGCGCATTGCAGGGCCTGTGTGGGGGTGCCTTGCCGCCGCTGTTGATGAGCGTGGCACTGCGCTTCCTGCCGCCAGGCATCAAGCTCTATGGCCTGGCCGCCTACGCACTGACCGCCACCTTCGGGCCGAGCATGGGCACCCCGCTGGCCGCGTTCTGGGTGGAGCAGGTGGGCTGGCACTGGGCGTTCTGGCAGATCGTGCCTTATTGCCTGGCAGCGATGGCGATGGTCGGCTGGGGGCTGCCACAGGATCCGTTGCGGTTGGAGCGCTTCGCCCAGTTCGACGGCGTCGGCCTGATGCTCGGCCTGCCGGCGCTGGTGCTGCTGGTACTGGGCCTGGTGCAGGGCCCGCGCTTGAACTGGTTCGACTCGTCGTTGATCACGCTGATGCTGGGGGGCGGTGCGGGTCTGCTGGTGCTGTTCTTCATCAACGAATGGTTCCATCCGTTGCCGTTCTTCAAGCTGCAGCTGCTGGCCAACCGCAACCTCAGCTATTCGCTGATTACGCTCGGTGGCGTGCTGTTCGTGCTGCTGGCGGTGATCTCCATTCCCTCCGGCTTCCTCGCCAGCGTGCAGGGCTATCGGCCGCAACAGACCGCGCCGATGCTGCTGTGGGTGGCAGTACCGCAGGTCATCGCGCTGCCGTTGGTGGCCGCACTGCTGAACATCCGCGCGGTCGATTGCCGTTGGGTGCAGGCCACCGGCCTGGCGTTGCTGGCGCTGGCCTGCTGGCTGGGCGCACATCTGGACGTCAGCTGGATCGGCGACAACTTCCTGTGGGTGCAGCTGCTGCAGGTGTTTGCGCAGCCGATGGCGGTACTGCCGCTGCTGATGCTGGCCACCGGGGGCCTTGCGCCACAGGACGGCCCCTTCGCCTCGGCGTGGTTCAACACGGCGAAGGGCTTTGCCGCGGTGCTGGCCAGCGGTGTGCTTGAAGCGGTCGCGCAGGGACGCCGACATTTCCATTCCACCGTGCTGGTCGACCGCCTCGGTGAACAGCCGTGGCTGGCCGAGGGGCCGCAACTGGGCTCGCGCCTGCATGCGCAGGTGCAGGCGTTGACCTCGGCCGATCTGTATCTGCTGGTCGCGTTGGTCGCGCTGGCCTTCATTCCCCTCATTGCCTGGATGCCCACCCGCATCCATCCGCCACGTGCCGTGGCCTGA
- a CDS encoding universal stress protein, with protein sequence MFNTLLVALDGGPQHDRVLDLAAAMAGPRSRLHLLCVLDPEFALAANTTDADRREYPAAAKQQAHAEAVLADALAELRERGVDAIAQLPCGDPGEVISAQARRLQCDLIVIGHRHLSRLQRLFEPSVGQWTIDHAPCPVLVETRDP encoded by the coding sequence ATGTTCAACACCCTGCTGGTCGCGCTTGATGGCGGCCCCCAACACGACCGCGTGCTGGACCTTGCCGCCGCCATGGCCGGCCCCCGCAGCCGCCTGCACCTGCTGTGCGTGCTCGATCCCGAATTTGCACTGGCCGCCAATACCACCGATGCCGACCGCCGCGAATATCCCGCCGCCGCCAAGCAGCAGGCGCATGCCGAAGCCGTGCTGGCCGACGCCCTGGCCGAGCTGCGCGAGCGCGGCGTGGACGCCATCGCACAGCTGCCCTGCGGCGACCCGGGTGAAGTGATCAGCGCGCAGGCGCGCCGCCTGCAGTGCGACCTGATCGTCATCGGCCACCGACATCTGTCACGTCTGCAGCGCTTGTTCGAGCCCTCGGTCGGGCAATGGACCATCGATCACGCGCCCTGCCCGGTGCTGGTGGAAACACGCGATCCGTAG
- a CDS encoding amidohydrolase family protein, which produces MGMFKAMAKSSATLGVAIVALACIASPAQAQDLLVRGATVATASARGNVEDADVLVQGGIIRAVGRGLSAPAGVPVVEAKGRTLTPALFGGITEIGIEEVSGESSTVDSALKIGEQPLRPEFDVTLAYNPASVLIPVARLDGIGFTALGAATGGGFVAGQGGVVRFDGSADPIGPRALFLRLGAAASELTGQSRAAQWMLLQQMVDEARGQVAADSPHALLTPAGRRTLARYLSGQGRIVVEVDRAADIRQLLRWATREKVKIAIAGGAEAWQLAPELAAARVPVFVDALGNLPTTFDQIGATLENAARLQRAGVPVAFAQRDDASHNARKMRQLAGNAVANGLPWADGLAGLTRVPAEVLGVADQIGSIEPSKRADLVLWEGDPLDVAHYAEQVWLGGRAMPMRSRQTELRDRYLQRNAQP; this is translated from the coding sequence ATGGGCATGTTCAAGGCAATGGCGAAGTCTTCCGCAACGCTCGGCGTTGCAATCGTGGCGCTGGCCTGCATCGCGTCGCCTGCACAGGCGCAGGACCTGCTGGTTCGCGGTGCGACCGTCGCTACCGCCAGCGCACGCGGCAACGTCGAAGACGCCGACGTGCTGGTGCAGGGCGGCATCATCCGCGCGGTGGGTCGCGGCCTGTCCGCGCCGGCCGGCGTGCCGGTGGTCGAGGCCAAGGGCCGCACGCTGACCCCCGCCCTGTTCGGTGGCATCACCGAGATCGGCATCGAGGAAGTGTCCGGCGAATCGAGCACGGTCGACAGCGCGCTGAAGATCGGTGAGCAACCGCTGCGCCCCGAGTTCGACGTGACCCTGGCCTACAACCCCGCTTCGGTGCTGATTCCGGTCGCGCGTCTGGATGGCATCGGCTTCACAGCGCTGGGCGCGGCCACCGGCGGTGGCTTCGTCGCCGGCCAGGGCGGCGTCGTGCGTTTCGATGGCAGTGCCGACCCGATCGGCCCGCGCGCCCTGTTCCTGCGCCTCGGTGCGGCGGCGTCTGAACTGACCGGGCAATCGCGCGCGGCGCAGTGGATGCTGCTGCAGCAGATGGTCGATGAAGCGCGTGGCCAGGTCGCCGCCGACTCGCCGCATGCGCTGCTGACTCCGGCCGGTCGCCGCACGCTGGCCCGCTATCTGTCCGGGCAAGGCCGCATCGTCGTGGAAGTGGACCGCGCGGCCGACATCCGCCAGCTGCTGCGCTGGGCGACCCGCGAGAAGGTGAAGATCGCCATCGCCGGCGGTGCCGAGGCCTGGCAGCTGGCACCGGAACTGGCAGCGGCCAGGGTACCGGTGTTCGTCGACGCGCTGGGCAACCTGCCAACAACCTTCGACCAGATCGGTGCCACCCTGGAGAACGCCGCGCGGTTGCAGCGCGCCGGCGTACCGGTGGCCTTTGCCCAGCGCGACGACGCCTCGCACAACGCGCGCAAGATGCGCCAGCTGGCCGGCAACGCGGTGGCCAATGGCCTGCCCTGGGCCGACGGCCTGGCCGGACTGACCCGGGTGCCGGCCGAGGTGCTGGGCGTGGCCGACCAGATCGGCAGCATCGAGCCGAGCAAGCGCGCCGACCTGGTGCTGTGGGAAGGCGATCCGCTGGATGTGGCGCATTATGCAGAACAGGTCTGGCTGGGCGGTCGCGCAATGCCGATGCGCTCGCGCCAGACCGAACTGCGCGACCGCTACCTGCAGCGCAACGCGCAGCCCTGA
- a CDS encoding LysR family transcriptional regulator, protein MPLPDLNLLLALDVLIDECSVAAAARRMNLSAPAMSRTLGRVRVALGDPVLVRAGRGLAPTPRALELREQVRDVIEQAHRVFNAGREVDMATLERTFSVRANDVFIGSYGGRLREVFRQQAPRCMLRFVPEGDTDDDAMVQGRIDLYISTAGKHSAETKVQHLFTTSLLGAAREDHPLFDGDISAERFAACDHIAVSRRGLAHGPIDEELAALGLQRRVAVVIPTFHGAIFAAADSDLVLPQMPSVMLDRITHMGLPLRMFPLPVPVRTVALVQAWHPRMDSDPAHQWLRRAIKGMCDSVEAARH, encoded by the coding sequence ATGCCCCTGCCGGACCTGAACCTCTTGCTGGCACTGGATGTGCTTATCGACGAATGCAGTGTGGCGGCCGCCGCGCGACGGATGAACCTCAGTGCGCCGGCGATGAGCCGTACCCTTGGCCGGGTGAGGGTGGCGCTGGGCGATCCGGTGCTGGTGCGCGCCGGGCGTGGGCTTGCCCCCACGCCACGTGCGCTGGAACTGCGTGAGCAGGTACGCGATGTGATCGAGCAGGCACACCGTGTGTTCAACGCGGGCCGCGAGGTTGACATGGCGACCCTGGAACGCACGTTCAGCGTGCGCGCCAACGATGTGTTCATCGGCAGCTATGGCGGCCGCCTGCGCGAAGTGTTCCGCCAACAGGCGCCGCGCTGCATGCTGCGCTTCGTGCCCGAAGGCGATACCGATGACGATGCGATGGTGCAGGGGCGGATCGACCTGTACATCAGCACCGCAGGCAAGCACAGCGCGGAAACCAAGGTGCAGCACCTGTTCACCACCTCGCTGCTGGGCGCGGCACGCGAGGATCATCCGCTGTTCGACGGCGACATCAGTGCCGAGCGCTTCGCCGCTTGCGACCACATCGCCGTGTCCCGGCGCGGGCTGGCGCACGGTCCGATCGACGAGGAACTGGCCGCGCTCGGCCTGCAGCGGCGGGTGGCGGTGGTCATCCCCACCTTCCACGGTGCGATCTTCGCCGCCGCCGATTCGGACCTGGTCCTGCCGCAGATGCCGAGCGTGATGCTCGACCGCATCACCCACATGGGCCTGCCGCTGCGCATGTTCCCGCTGCCGGTGCCGGTGCGTACCGTTGCACTGGTGCAGGCCTGGCACCCGCGCATGGACAGCGACCCGGCGCACCAGTGGCTGCGGCGGGCAATCAAGGGAATGTGTGATTCGGTCGAAGCGGCCCGCCACTGA
- a CDS encoding HlyD family secretion protein: MTINRTYLNAGLGLGVLVLAGAAWLLLRDGSHQATNNAYVVADYTVVAPKIAGFVSAVDVEDNQAVKAGDVLARIDDRDYQVALLAARADLANARAQLANAQAALAQQGSLIEQARASVDVSRSELTLASADGQRYRELARDGAGTVQNAQQAQSKQAVASAHLQQDQAALSTARQRTDILAAGVQAAQAGVQRAEAAQARAELDLSHTVLRAPIDGMVGRRAVRVGAYLTPGTPVAAVVPLQRAFVVANFQETQMTRMQPGQQVELTVDVFPGTPLRGHIDSIAPATGVTFAAVAPENATGNFTKVVQRIPVKIVLEPEQPLLDQLRAGMSVEASVDLQGPQRVQSAQRQQHRAGGEGA; this comes from the coding sequence ATGACAATCAATCGAACGTACCTCAACGCCGGCCTTGGCCTGGGCGTGTTGGTCCTGGCCGGCGCCGCCTGGCTGCTGCTGCGCGACGGCAGCCACCAGGCCACCAACAACGCCTACGTGGTTGCTGATTACACGGTGGTCGCACCGAAGATCGCCGGCTTCGTCAGCGCGGTGGACGTGGAAGACAACCAAGCGGTGAAGGCCGGCGACGTGCTGGCCCGCATCGATGATCGTGACTACCAGGTCGCGTTGCTGGCCGCCCGCGCCGACCTGGCAAACGCGCGTGCGCAGCTGGCCAACGCACAGGCAGCGCTGGCACAGCAGGGCTCGCTGATCGAACAAGCCCGGGCGAGTGTGGATGTCAGCCGCTCCGAACTGACCCTGGCCAGCGCCGACGGGCAGCGTTACCGCGAGCTGGCCCGCGATGGCGCCGGTACCGTGCAGAATGCACAGCAGGCGCAGTCGAAGCAGGCCGTGGCCAGTGCGCACCTGCAACAGGACCAGGCCGCATTGTCGACCGCGCGCCAGCGCACCGACATCCTCGCTGCCGGCGTGCAGGCCGCTCAGGCAGGCGTGCAACGTGCCGAGGCCGCACAGGCGCGCGCCGAACTGGATCTGTCGCACACAGTATTGCGTGCACCGATCGACGGCATGGTCGGGCGCCGCGCAGTGCGCGTCGGTGCCTACCTGACCCCGGGCACGCCGGTGGCTGCGGTGGTGCCGCTGCAGCGTGCCTTCGTGGTTGCCAACTTCCAGGAAACCCAGATGACCCGCATGCAACCTGGGCAACAGGTTGAACTGACGGTCGACGTGTTCCCCGGTACGCCCCTGCGCGGCCACATCGACAGCATTGCACCGGCCACGGGCGTGACCTTCGCTGCGGTTGCACCGGAAAACGCGACCGGCAACTTCACCAAGGTAGTGCAGCGCATTCCGGTGAAGATCGTGCTGGAGCCGGAGCAGCCGCTGCTGGACCAGCTGCGTGCCGGCATGTCGGTGGAAGCGAGCGTGGATCTGCAGGGTCCGCAGCGGGTGCAGAGTGCTCAGCGCCAGCAGCACCGCGCGGGCGGGGAGGGCGCATGA
- a CDS encoding efflux transporter outer membrane subunit: MIRIFPRVLAAAALCAALTACTLGPDFVRPQAELPTQWQGATVASAALDDDARWWSGFDDPLLGQLATQVLQANLDLQLAANRVQQSRAARGVTAADRLPSVNATASGVRARNSEVGLNDPSGNGGREDYGLFQAGIGMSWELDLWGRVRRQVEAADARVQMAEEDAHAVRIALLAETARDYLQLRATRQLLAITEDNLSIARDIKRLTEARQRHGVASTLQVSSAAAQVASLQARIAPLRHRESQLRNALAFLLAQPPQALDAQLQIARRDWPALPTVAVGVPSELAERRPDIRRAEAALHAATAGIGVAKASFLPRITLTGDAGFQAKQLADLDGWNAHRFSIGPSISLPIFQDGRLKANLALSRLQQQQSALQFRRTVLQAWHEVDDAIDGYAAEQQRTAQLHVAVDESETALGAARRQYQAGVVDMLDVLSTQRIALDNQAALANSQATAAIARVELYRALGGGW, translated from the coding sequence ATGATCCGCATATTCCCGCGTGTACTGGCTGCAGCGGCACTGTGCGCGGCATTGACCGCCTGCACGCTGGGCCCGGACTTCGTGCGCCCGCAGGCCGAACTGCCGACGCAGTGGCAGGGCGCAACGGTGGCATCAGCTGCGCTGGATGACGATGCGCGTTGGTGGTCCGGTTTCGACGACCCGCTGCTGGGGCAATTGGCGACGCAGGTACTGCAGGCCAATCTCGACCTGCAGTTGGCTGCCAACCGCGTGCAGCAGAGCCGCGCCGCGCGTGGTGTCACCGCTGCCGATCGCTTGCCCAGCGTCAACGCCACCGCCAGCGGCGTGCGCGCGCGCAACAGCGAGGTAGGCCTGAACGATCCGTCCGGCAACGGCGGTCGTGAGGACTATGGCCTGTTCCAGGCTGGCATCGGCATGAGCTGGGAACTGGATCTGTGGGGGCGCGTACGCCGCCAGGTGGAGGCCGCCGACGCACGCGTGCAGATGGCCGAGGAGGACGCACATGCGGTGCGTATCGCGCTGCTGGCGGAGACTGCGCGCGATTACCTGCAGTTGCGCGCAACGCGCCAACTGCTGGCCATCACCGAGGACAACCTCAGCATTGCCCGCGACATCAAGCGGTTGACCGAGGCACGCCAGCGCCATGGCGTGGCCAGCACGCTGCAGGTGTCCAGTGCGGCGGCACAGGTGGCATCGTTGCAGGCGCGTATCGCGCCGCTGCGCCATCGCGAATCACAATTGCGCAATGCGTTGGCGTTCCTGCTGGCGCAGCCGCCGCAGGCGTTGGACGCGCAGCTGCAGATCGCACGCCGCGACTGGCCTGCATTGCCGACCGTTGCCGTGGGCGTGCCCAGTGAGCTGGCCGAGCGAAGGCCGGACATCCGTCGCGCCGAAGCGGCGTTGCACGCAGCCACGGCGGGCATCGGCGTGGCCAAAGCCAGCTTCCTGCCGCGCATCACCTTGACTGGCGATGCCGGTTTCCAGGCCAAACAGCTGGCCGACCTGGATGGCTGGAACGCGCATCGCTTCAGCATCGGGCCGTCGATCAGCCTGCCGATCTTCCAGGACGGACGCCTGAAGGCCAACCTGGCGCTGAGCAGGCTGCAGCAGCAACAATCGGCGCTGCAGTTCCGCCGTACCGTGCTGCAGGCCTGGCATGAAGTGGACGATGCCATCGATGGCTATGCCGCCGAACAGCAGCGTACCGCGCAGCTGCACGTGGCGGTGGATGAGAGCGAGACGGCGCTGGGGGCCGCGCGTCGGCAGTACCAGGCCGGCGTGGTCGACATGCTGGATGTGTTGAGCACGCAGCGCATCGCGCTGGACAACCAAGCGGCGCTGGCCAACAGCCAAGCGACGGCGGCGATTGCACGCGTGGAGCTGTACCGCGCGCTGGGTGGCGGTTGGTAG
- a CDS encoding GGDEF domain-containing protein, with product MLVVLALMFVICHGLVVAFWPGTAGGGSFVFLTAAPLLAAAACLWRGQRDRAALGWRATAVALLLWAGGMAFNMADALGAGRADITPRVSLLLYVLYGVPLVFILARARRERRMISLIDGVMAALLGVLFFVHTQSFADRIDIDDQAMAHMQRMFDIQNLCIAGFAVVRWVAGDAPERRSFYRALALYALSYLLLAFYINHYTAEQSFGAFNDLLIDLPFLLLALLALRQAPAPGFVLHPRLLRLVQAGGPIILPLLLLVVGTLVVDHARPLAVTGFVVATLGFGLRSTLLQIDLLERQAGLDQLARQDGLTGVANRREFDTLLLAEWNRARRSGTELGLLLVDIDHFKAFNDEHGHPAGDRCLQAVAAVLQATAGRAADSVARYGGEEFAVIVPGSPLSGVLALAERLREAVEALPLPEGPVSISVGVGYLHPPALASAEQLLADADAGLYAAKRAGRNQVTLHAHVLDDDGNAHGTLDC from the coding sequence ATGCTGGTTGTGCTGGCGCTGATGTTCGTGATCTGCCACGGCCTGGTCGTGGCGTTCTGGCCGGGCACGGCCGGTGGGGGATCGTTCGTGTTCCTGACTGCGGCGCCCCTGCTGGCCGCCGCGGCCTGCCTGTGGCGCGGCCAGCGCGACCGGGCTGCACTCGGCTGGCGGGCCACTGCGGTCGCGCTGCTGCTGTGGGCCGGTGGCATGGCCTTCAACATGGCCGATGCGCTGGGCGCCGGCCGAGCCGACATCACCCCACGCGTCAGCCTGCTGCTGTATGTGCTGTACGGCGTGCCACTGGTGTTCATCCTGGCCCGTGCCCGGCGCGAACGCCGGATGATCAGCCTGATCGACGGCGTGATGGCTGCATTGCTGGGCGTGCTGTTCTTCGTACACACGCAATCCTTTGCCGATCGCATCGACATCGATGACCAGGCGATGGCCCACATGCAGCGCATGTTCGACATCCAGAACCTGTGCATCGCCGGTTTCGCGGTGGTGCGCTGGGTCGCCGGCGATGCGCCCGAACGACGCAGCTTCTACCGCGCACTGGCGTTGTATGCGCTGTCCTATCTGCTGCTGGCGTTCTACATCAATCACTACACCGCCGAGCAGTCGTTCGGTGCCTTCAACGATCTGTTGATCGATCTGCCGTTCCTGCTGCTGGCATTGCTGGCGCTGCGCCAGGCACCCGCGCCGGGCTTTGTGCTGCACCCACGCCTGCTGCGATTGGTGCAGGCGGGCGGACCGATCATCCTGCCCCTGCTGCTGCTGGTGGTCGGCACCCTGGTGGTGGACCACGCGCGGCCGCTGGCGGTGACCGGCTTCGTGGTGGCGACACTGGGCTTCGGCCTGCGCAGCACCCTGCTGCAGATCGACCTGCTGGAACGGCAGGCGGGCCTGGATCAGCTGGCGCGGCAGGATGGCCTGACCGGCGTAGCCAACCGCCGTGAGTTCGATACGCTGCTGCTGGCCGAATGGAACCGCGCGCGCCGCAGCGGCACCGAACTGGGCCTGCTGCTGGTGGACATCGACCATTTCAAGGCATTCAACGACGAGCACGGTCATCCCGCGGGTGACCGTTGCCTGCAGGCGGTGGCCGCGGTGCTGCAGGCCACCGCCGGGCGTGCGGCCGACAGCGTGGCGCGCTATGGCGGTGAGGAGTTCGCAGTGATCGTGCCCGGCAGCCCGTTGTCAGGTGTGCTGGCATTGGCCGAGCGACTGCGTGAGGCGGTGGAAGCACTGCCGCTGCCGGAAGGCCCGGTCAGCATCAGCGTGGGTGTGGGCTACCTGCATCCGCCGGCGCTGGCCAGCGCCGAGCAGTTGCTGGCCGATGCCGATGCCGGCCTGTACGCAGCCAAGCGTGCAGGCCGCAACCAGGTGACCTTGCACGCGCATGTGCTGGACGACGACGGGAACGCGCACGGCACGCTGGACTGTTGA